A region from the Bacteroidia bacterium genome encodes:
- the buk gene encoding butyrate kinase, giving the protein MSKKIILTINPGSTSTKIALYSSNDVVFLKNIKHTSEELDKFERICDQYEFRKDIIVKELIFAHIDINSIQAIVARGGLVKPIPSGVYEVNERLKEDLKAGIQGQHASNLGGLIADDLIKQIPGCKAFIADPVVVDELEPIARISGHPQFQRFSIFHALNQKAIARMHALAIGRIYEEMNLIVVHLGGGVSIGAHKNGRVIDVNQALDGEGPFSPERSGTLPAGDLVKLCFSGQYKEKEILKMITGKGGFVAYLGTNSAYEVEQKANAGDTDAIMIQEAMAYQVSKEIGAMCAVLEGKVDAILLTGGIAYNRTFVNYVKSKVGHIATVGVYPGEDEMRSLAMNGLRVLEGETELKVYE; this is encoded by the coding sequence ATGAGCAAAAAAATTATTCTAACAATTAATCCAGGTTCTACTTCAACAAAAATTGCTTTGTATAGTTCGAATGATGTTGTGTTTTTAAAAAACATCAAACACACTAGTGAAGAGCTAGATAAGTTTGAAAGAATTTGTGACCAGTATGAATTCAGAAAAGATATTATTGTTAAAGAACTAATTTTTGCACATATTGATATTAATTCAATTCAGGCAATTGTAGCACGTGGTGGACTGGTAAAACCCATTCCATCTGGAGTATATGAGGTAAATGAAAGATTAAAAGAAGATTTAAAAGCCGGTATTCAAGGTCAACATGCTAGTAATTTAGGAGGATTAATTGCCGACGACTTGATAAAGCAAATACCTGGTTGCAAGGCGTTTATTGCAGATCCTGTAGTTGTAGATGAACTTGAACCAATTGCAAGAATTTCAGGTCATCCGCAATTTCAAAGATTCTCGATCTTTCATGCATTAAACCAGAAAGCTATTGCCAGAATGCATGCTTTAGCAATTGGAAGAATTTATGAAGAAATGAATTTAATCGTTGTACACCTTGGTGGAGGAGTTAGTATTGGTGCGCATAAAAACGGACGAGTAATAGATGTAAATCAGGCACTTGATGGTGAAGGTCCTTTCTCTCCTGAAAGAAGTGGAACATTACCAGCCGGAGATTTAGTTAAACTTTGCTTTAGTGGTCAATATAAGGAAAAAGAGATTCTAAAAATGATTACAGGTAAAGGTGGTTTTGTTGCTTATCTTGGAACTAACAGCGCTTATGAAGTTGAACAAAAAGCAAATGCCGGTGATACAGATGCAATTATGATACAGGAAGCAATGGCTTATCAGGTTTCAAAAGAAATTGGAGCAATGTGCGCTGTATTAGAAGGAAAAGTTGATGCAATCTTACTTACCGGTGGAATAGCTTATAACAGAACATTTGTTAATTACGTAAAATCAAAAGTTGGACATATTGCAACAGTTGGCGTATATCCCGGTGAAGACGAAATGCGTTCTTTAGCTATGAATGGCTTAAGAGTATTAGAAGGAGAAACAGAATTAAAAGTTTATGAATAA
- a CDS encoding inorganic pyrophosphatase has product MANKIMDPIGKLMGLRYKSHPWHGVEIGEKSPECVTCFIEMVSTDTVKYEVDKTSGYLTINRPQKYSNVVPALYGFLPQTYSGKSVAEFCMEKSGKKGIKGDGDPIDVCVLTEKTITHGDILVQAIPIGGFRMIDGNESDDKIICVLRNDAVYGDYKDITDCPELVLNRLKHYFLTYKDLPGQEVKVEITHTFGVKEAHEIIKRSCDDYRKRFENLELLLREV; this is encoded by the coding sequence ATGGCAAATAAAATAATGGATCCTATTGGAAAATTAATGGGTCTAAGATATAAATCGCATCCTTGGCACGGTGTTGAAATTGGTGAGAAATCTCCTGAATGTGTTACTTGTTTTATTGAAATGGTTTCTACAGATACGGTAAAATATGAAGTAGACAAAACCAGTGGATATCTTACTATTAATCGTCCGCAAAAATACTCAAATGTAGTTCCTGCTTTATATGGATTTCTTCCTCAAACTTATAGCGGAAAGTCAGTAGCTGAATTCTGTATGGAAAAATCGGGTAAAAAAGGAATTAAAGGAGATGGCGACCCAATAGACGTTTGCGTACTAACCGAAAAAACTATTACTCACGGAGATATTTTAGTACAAGCAATTCCAATTGGTGGATTTAGAATGATAGACGGAAATGAATCTGATGATAAAATTATTTGTGTATTAAGAAACGATGCTGTTTATGGTGACTATAAAGATATAACAGACTGCCCTGAACTGGTTCTTAATCGTTTAAAACACTATTTTTTAACTTATAAAGATTTACCCGGGCAAGAAGTAAAAGTTGAAATAACCCACACATTTGGAGTTAAAGAAGCACACGAAATAATTAAAAGATCTTGTGACGATTACAGAAAAAGATTTGAGAATCTTGAACTATTATTAAGAGAAGTTTAA
- a CDS encoding glutamine synthetase III, translating to MTIFRNEALKNALTRNTDLNPQITSKISEIFGSEVFGMDALREQLPHETFEKIQLTIESGQIIDRKIADQVASAMKTWAMNKGATHYTHWFQPLNGATAEKHDAFFSPSEGSRSIERFEGKNLVQQEPDASSFPSGGIRNTFEARGYSAWDPTSPAFIISGTLCIPTVFISYTGESLDYKTPLLRAINFLDKAAVDVCQYFDKNITKVFPTLGWEQEYFLIDEALFFARPDLVLTGRSLFGHAAAKDQQLEDHYFGSIPERVTAYMKDFEIEAWKLGIPVKTRHNEVAPNQFELAPVYEEVNIAIDHNQLIMDLMARIARKHHFRILLHEKPFAGVNGSGKHNNWSLATNTGKNLLSPGKTPKNNMMFLAIFINVIKAVYDHADLLRAAIATAGNDHRLGANEAPPAIISIFIGEHLTKVFNDIVNKVKEDKMTPDEKTVLKLNICKIPQIIMDNTDRNRTSPFAFTGDKFEFRAVGSSANCSPSMIVLNTIVANQLIIFKADVEKMMHGNDDQKDEAIIKVLRNYIISSKNILFEGNGYSDEWVKEAEKRGLSNLKETPKALSAYLSKKSKDLFAKTGVFSMRELEARYHIKHEMYTKIIQIEARVMGDLALNHIIPTAIKYQNLLLENVRGLKEVLTEQEFKKKAYYQLELIKEISDHINGIQSDVSKMIEERKKVNQIEEIDKKSMLYCDKVKPYFETIRYHADKLETLIDDELWPLPKYRELLFIK from the coding sequence ATGACTATTTTCAGAAACGAAGCATTAAAAAATGCATTAACAAGAAATACTGATTTAAATCCACAAATCACTTCAAAGATCTCAGAAATTTTCGGAAGTGAAGTGTTTGGGATGGATGCATTGCGTGAGCAATTGCCACATGAAACATTCGAAAAAATTCAACTTACCATAGAATCTGGTCAGATAATCGACAGAAAAATAGCCGATCAGGTTGCTTCTGCAATGAAAACATGGGCAATGAATAAAGGTGCAACACACTACACACACTGGTTTCAACCTTTAAATGGAGCAACTGCAGAAAAACATGATGCTTTCTTCTCTCCTTCAGAAGGAAGTAGGTCAATAGAAAGATTCGAAGGAAAAAATCTCGTTCAGCAGGAACCAGATGCTTCAAGTTTTCCGAGTGGTGGAATTAGAAACACATTTGAAGCACGCGGATATTCTGCCTGGGATCCCACATCGCCTGCATTTATTATAAGTGGTACACTTTGTATTCCAACTGTTTTTATTTCATATACAGGCGAATCCTTAGATTACAAAACACCACTATTAAGAGCAATAAATTTTTTAGACAAAGCCGCTGTTGATGTTTGCCAATATTTTGATAAAAACATTACAAAAGTTTTTCCAACTCTTGGATGGGAACAGGAGTATTTTTTAATTGATGAAGCTTTATTTTTTGCCCGTCCCGATTTAGTTTTAACTGGTAGAAGCCTTTTTGGACATGCAGCAGCAAAAGATCAACAACTCGAAGATCATTATTTCGGCTCTATTCCTGAAAGAGTTACTGCTTACATGAAAGATTTTGAAATTGAAGCATGGAAACTGGGAATTCCAGTAAAAACAAGGCATAATGAAGTTGCACCTAATCAGTTTGAACTTGCCCCTGTATACGAAGAAGTAAATATTGCAATTGATCACAATCAATTAATTATGGACTTAATGGCAAGAATTGCACGTAAACATCATTTCAGAATTCTGCTTCACGAAAAACCTTTTGCAGGTGTAAATGGTTCGGGAAAACATAATAACTGGTCGTTAGCTACTAATACCGGAAAAAACTTATTGAGTCCGGGCAAAACTCCTAAAAACAATATGATGTTTTTAGCCATTTTTATTAATGTTATAAAAGCAGTATATGATCATGCTGATTTGTTACGAGCTGCTATTGCAACAGCCGGAAACGACCACAGGCTTGGTGCGAACGAAGCTCCACCTGCAATAATTTCAATTTTCATAGGTGAGCATCTTACTAAGGTGTTTAATGATATTGTTAATAAGGTGAAAGAAGATAAAATGACACCTGACGAAAAAACAGTGTTAAAATTAAATATTTGCAAAATTCCGCAAATAATAATGGATAATACGGACAGAAACCGTACTTCGCCATTTGCATTTACCGGCGACAAGTTTGAATTCAGAGCAGTGGGATCATCTGCAAATTGTTCTCCATCAATGATAGTACTAAATACAATTGTTGCAAATCAACTTATCATTTTTAAAGCAGATGTTGAAAAAATGATGCATGGAAATGACGACCAGAAAGATGAAGCCATTATTAAAGTTTTGAGAAATTATATTATTTCATCAAAAAATATTCTTTTTGAAGGAAACGGATACAGTGATGAATGGGTTAAAGAAGCCGAAAAGCGCGGTTTGTCAAATTTAAAAGAAACACCAAAAGCATTAAGTGCATATTTATCTAAAAAATCAAAAGATTTATTTGCAAAAACAGGTGTTTTTTCAATGCGCGAACTTGAAGCACGTTATCACATTAAACACGAGATGTACACTAAAATCATCCAGATTGAAGCTCGTGTAATGGGCGACTTAGCACTAAACCATATAATTCCAACTGCAATTAAATATCAGAATCTTTTATTAGAAAATGTTAGGGGACTTAAAGAAGTACTCACAGAGCAAGAATTTAAAAAGAAAGCATATTATCAATTAGAATTAATTAAAGAAATTTCTGATCATATAAACGGAATTCAGTCAGATGTTAGCAAAATGATTGAAGAACGAAAAAAAGTAAATCAAATTGAAGAAATTGACAAGAAATCAATGTTGTATTGTGATAAGGTAAAACCGTACTTTGAAACCATTCGCTACCACGCAGATAAACTTGAAACTCTTATTGACGATGAATTATGGCCATTACCTAAATACAGAGAATTGCTTTTTATTAAATAG
- a CDS encoding PorP/SprF family type IX secretion system membrane protein, which translates to MIQFSVSFAQDLQLTQFYASPIYLNPAFAGANADSRLATTYRNQWASLPGAFNSFLLSYDYYLSNFRSGVGVLLTSDKAGSAGFGNNTVGLNYAYDYKFTRVWTASLGIRATYGYRSLDFNRLVFGDQISRGASTSIQAPTPEKVHYMDFSTGALVFSKNQWVGITFNHINRPNESFLSKKAPLPVKGSLHGGVNFLLENHGGEGRKNEKPTITVAFQYRFQKEFDQADVGVYYKRQYYFLGVWYRGIPGFKAYKPGYSNHDAVALMIGGVYKDLIIGYSYDITISKLTMASGGSHEISLNYQFINPKKPKHHRTKIIPCPKF; encoded by the coding sequence TTGATACAGTTTTCCGTGTCATTTGCACAGGATTTACAATTAACTCAATTTTATGCTTCTCCAATTTATTTAAACCCTGCTTTTGCAGGTGCTAATGCCGATTCACGTTTGGCAACAACATACAGAAATCAATGGGCTTCTTTGCCCGGAGCATTTAATTCTTTCCTATTGTCTTATGATTATTATTTAAGTAATTTCAGAAGTGGAGTTGGAGTATTATTGACAAGTGATAAGGCTGGTTCTGCAGGTTTTGGCAATAATACTGTAGGCTTGAATTATGCTTACGATTATAAGTTTACTCGAGTATGGACTGCATCATTAGGTATTAGAGCAACATATGGTTATCGTTCGTTAGATTTTAACAGATTGGTTTTTGGAGATCAGATTTCAAGGGGAGCATCAACTTCTATTCAGGCACCAACTCCTGAGAAAGTTCATTATATGGATTTTTCAACTGGAGCATTAGTGTTTTCAAAAAATCAATGGGTAGGAATAACATTTAATCATATAAACAGACCAAACGAATCTTTTTTAAGTAAAAAAGCGCCGTTGCCTGTAAAAGGATCTTTACACGGAGGGGTAAATTTCTTGCTTGAAAACCATGGTGGTGAGGGTCGTAAAAACGAAAAGCCAACTATTACAGTTGCATTTCAATATCGTTTTCAAAAAGAATTTGATCAGGCAGATGTTGGAGTATATTATAAAAGACAATATTACTTTCTTGGAGTATGGTATAGAGGAATTCCTGGTTTTAAAGCTTATAAGCCAGGTTATTCTAATCACGATGCTGTTGCATTAATGATAGGTGGTGTTTATAAAGATTTAATAATCGGTTATAGCTATGATATAACAATATCTAAACTAACAATGGCTTCTGGTGGTTCGCATGAGATTTCTTTAAATTACCAATTTATTAATCCTAAAAAACCTAAGCATCATAGGACTAAAATAATTCCTTGTCCGAAATTTTAG
- a CDS encoding gliding motility-associated C-terminal domain-containing protein: MKKLFINIILICTTIVLFVGFSNNAFSQCNIIATADNQIADTVYICEGEHVKLHSWGNCDDYLMDNNFNNGSIGAGWSTNASPMFNNPCVSGPDGSTCLWIGPATNFPRELVTLPFNVTTSCTICFDMIYSVQGVSSPCEGPDLPTEGVHLQWSNNGGTTWTDIQYWSPNGGHDPALTNWHNYCCNVPVAGNNVQFRWYQSNTSGNNYDHWGIDNVVITCPQTSNVWWTGPGGFTYNNYHPPSFAPTQNGWYVVHLTDGVYIGTDSIYVLIHPQLYATITPVNPTLCFGQTSTVISGIPSGGTPPYTYLWNTGATTQSINGGPGTYTLLVNDASGCTPVSVMVTITSYPVAVSANAGANQILCNTNTIVSLTGTVTAATGGIWSGGTGVFLPSNTSLNCTYTPTPAEVIAGNVILTLTTTGNGTCPADTDNVLVNFVSFSENITFSTNNVNCYNGTNGTATVNITSGVPPYTYLWNTTPQQTGQTATGLTQGTYFVTVTNGNGCTKIASIAITQPQPLTAVINSTDVSCFGLSNGSLLVSAFGGTPGYSYNWSNGYNGLNLTGVTAGNYTVTVTDAKGCTTTVTSSVGSPALLTVNISNSVNVFCSGESNGSAQLAVNGGTPGYTYFWSSGAGTSQTASGLIAGTYFVTVTDFNGCQANTSVVITQPDALAIVLSTSNVSCYGGNNGTASVIVSGGTPNYMYSWSPNGGNTANATGLLAGNYTITVTDSKGCQQTTVAVISQPPPLSVMLNNVANVLCFSGNNGSASISVNGGTPGYTYQWLPTGGSSPIATGLPAGNYMVSVTDANFCVSQLNVFVSQPSSALTSTYSQSNVSCFGGQTGSITANTIGGTGPYSYFWQPSGSTTQTLSNIGAGTYFVTISDANGCSLTNSINITQPGGILLTTSTTQSTCGSSNGTATVTPIGGTPPFSYLWQPGAVTTSTINNISSGLYSVTVTDFSGCSQIANVALNDVSGPVVAMAAIQNVSCFGGHDGTATVNVSGGLAPYTYSWSPYGGNGSTGTGLGAGTFVVLVNDANGCQGIAVTNPEITQPPAISISSTQINITCTGANNGSVNLSVNGGTAPYTYLWSNGPTIPNLTGLSPAVYQVTVTDSHNCQDFYFVTFVEPTPLSVSINTFQNVSCFGGFDGSATASVSGGTPPYNFSWSPGGATSQTASGLSAGTHTVYVTDSRGCSGSASIFLSQPSYLSILSGFTNPECHNGNDGFAWVLAAGGTPPYNYNWSPIGGTNDTASNLQAGIYYVTVTDQHSCQSFVPVIISQPSSVDISITNYSDVSCYGGSDGNALASVSGGVPAYTYNWSTGSNSPGITGLTPNTYFVTVTDSKGCFDTSSVVIHAPLLGLSVNATAQNISCYGMSDGTATAVASGGTSPYSYVWVPASQFTATASNLISGTYTISVTDINGCQITTSISLSQPQPLVVTANEDLSVSCYSTNTGAASAIVSGGTPPYNYNWNTIPAQTTSNVTDIYSGNYNVSITDANGCTSSSSIIVSEPTALTAVLVSHSDVSCHDGSNGIATVGATGGTPPYNITWGTTPQQSGQTATGLVSGSYSVTVTDNNGCLSTIVTTISNPTQVNANATGQNVICLGESTTLTAVGSGGAGNYLYYWNHGLGLGNTKTVSPVTETTYIVNAYDQNGCPGIGDTITVFVKTLFPQDVDILVNSPVCAGTQTTVYSTSTVGMFDTLTYAWNNGLGPGEGPFIVAPQQETTYIITVTNTCGFSVIDSVHLYFAPPPTIYFNADATQGCEPLTINFTDSSFTTFDDISSWTWHFSDGTSSTLQHPTHTFATSDTFYVSLDLETQGGCVSSSATYPLEVYVFPNPSASFTVNATTLYLPNDPVVCTNTSIGGVGYLWNFGDGNTSVQDNPTHNYMNLGQFTISLVTVNTYGCTDTSSILVNATGDIIFPNAFTPDPNHASGGTYDPTDLTNHVFFPFATGITEFKMLIFNRWGELIYETNDVNIGWDGYYRGQLCQEDVYVFKASASFIDGRKVDKVGDILLLR, from the coding sequence GTGAAAAAGCTTTTTATCAATATTATATTGATTTGCACAACAATAGTACTTTTTGTTGGATTCTCAAATAACGCTTTTTCTCAATGTAACATCATTGCTACAGCCGATAATCAGATTGCAGATACAGTTTATATTTGCGAAGGAGAGCATGTAAAATTACATTCATGGGGTAACTGTGATGATTATTTAATGGATAATAATTTTAATAATGGTTCAATTGGTGCTGGCTGGTCTACAAATGCATCGCCGATGTTTAACAATCCTTGTGTTTCGGGTCCGGATGGGTCAACATGTTTATGGATAGGTCCGGCAACAAATTTTCCTAGAGAATTAGTTACTCTTCCTTTTAATGTAACAACTTCCTGTACTATTTGTTTTGATATGATATATTCTGTGCAAGGTGTTAGCTCTCCTTGCGAAGGGCCGGATTTACCTACTGAAGGCGTTCACTTACAATGGTCAAATAACGGAGGTACTACATGGACTGATATTCAATACTGGTCGCCAAATGGTGGTCACGATCCGGCACTTACCAACTGGCATAATTACTGTTGTAATGTTCCTGTTGCCGGTAACAACGTTCAATTCAGATGGTACCAATCAAATACATCGGGTAATAATTACGATCATTGGGGCATTGATAACGTTGTTATTACTTGTCCTCAGACATCAAATGTTTGGTGGACTGGTCCTGGTGGCTTTACATATAATAACTATCATCCGCCTTCATTTGCACCTACTCAAAATGGATGGTATGTTGTGCATTTAACTGATGGTGTATATATAGGAACTGATTCTATTTACGTTTTAATACATCCACAGTTATATGCAACAATTACTCCTGTAAATCCTACACTTTGTTTTGGACAAACCAGTACTGTAATTTCTGGCATTCCATCAGGAGGAACACCTCCTTATACGTATTTATGGAATACTGGTGCAACAACACAGAGTATAAATGGAGGTCCGGGAACTTATACTTTGTTAGTAAACGATGCTTCAGGATGTACTCCTGTTTCAGTAATGGTTACAATTACATCTTATCCTGTAGCGGTTTCTGCTAATGCAGGTGCTAATCAAATATTATGTAACACAAATACTATTGTTAGTTTAACAGGTACAGTAACAGCGGCAACAGGTGGAATCTGGTCGGGCGGAACAGGTGTTTTTTTACCATCAAATACCTCCTTAAATTGTACTTACACTCCAACCCCTGCTGAAGTTATTGCGGGTAATGTAATTCTTACATTAACTACAACCGGAAATGGAACTTGTCCTGCAGATACTGATAATGTATTGGTTAATTTTGTTTCATTTTCAGAAAACATAACATTTTCAACCAATAATGTTAATTGTTATAACGGAACAAACGGAACTGCTACAGTAAATATTACATCAGGAGTTCCGCCATATACTTATCTTTGGAATACAACACCACAACAAACAGGACAAACTGCTACCGGTCTTACTCAGGGAACTTATTTTGTGACAGTAACAAATGGCAATGGATGTACGAAAATTGCTTCAATAGCGATAACACAGCCACAGCCTCTTACAGCTGTTATTAATTCTACTGATGTTTCATGTTTTGGATTGTCTAATGGAAGTCTTCTGGTGTCTGCCTTTGGTGGCACGCCAGGATATTCTTATAATTGGTCAAATGGATATAATGGATTAAATTTAACAGGAGTAACTGCAGGGAATTATACTGTTACGGTTACAGATGCGAAAGGGTGTACAACGACTGTAACTTCATCTGTAGGTTCGCCGGCATTGTTAACTGTAAATATCAGTAATTCTGTTAATGTTTTTTGTTCTGGTGAAAGTAATGGATCTGCTCAGTTAGCTGTTAATGGCGGAACTCCTGGGTATACTTATTTTTGGTCTTCTGGTGCAGGAACCTCACAAACTGCTTCGGGGCTTATAGCCGGAACTTATTTTGTAACGGTTACTGATTTTAACGGTTGTCAGGCGAATACATCTGTTGTGATTACTCAACCAGATGCGCTAGCAATAGTTCTTTCAACAAGTAATGTTTCTTGTTATGGAGGTAATAACGGAACTGCTTCTGTAATAGTTTCTGGTGGTACACCGAATTATATGTATTCGTGGTCGCCCAATGGTGGGAATACAGCAAATGCAACAGGATTACTTGCAGGAAATTATACTATTACTGTTACTGATAGTAAAGGTTGTCAACAAACAACTGTCGCAGTAATAAGTCAACCGCCACCATTAAGTGTAATGTTAAATAATGTAGCAAATGTTTTGTGTTTTAGTGGCAATAATGGTTCTGCCAGTATATCTGTAAATGGAGGAACACCAGGATATACTTATCAATGGCTTCCAACTGGTGGAAGTTCACCTATTGCAACCGGATTGCCTGCAGGAAATTATATGGTTTCTGTTACAGATGCAAATTTCTGTGTTTCGCAGTTAAATGTATTTGTTTCTCAGCCAAGCTCGGCTTTAACATCAACTTATTCTCAGTCAAATGTAAGTTGTTTCGGTGGACAAACAGGAAGTATTACTGCTAACACAATTGGTGGTACCGGTCCTTATAGTTACTTTTGGCAACCATCCGGGAGTACTACCCAGACTTTGTCAAATATTGGAGCGGGTACATATTTTGTAACAATTTCAGATGCTAATGGGTGTTCATTAACAAATTCTATTAATATAACACAACCAGGGGGGATCTTATTAACAACTAGTACAACGCAGTCAACGTGCGGTTCTTCTAATGGAACAGCAACAGTAACGCCGATTGGTGGAACTCCGCCATTTTCATATTTATGGCAACCGGGAGCTGTAACAACGTCTACAATTAATAATATTTCTTCAGGATTATATAGTGTTACAGTTACTGATTTTTCCGGATGTAGCCAGATTGCGAATGTAGCATTAAATGATGTGTCAGGACCAGTAGTAGCAATGGCAGCAATTCAAAATGTTTCATGCTTTGGTGGACATGATGGAACGGCTACTGTTAATGTTAGTGGTGGTTTGGCTCCATATACCTATTCATGGTCGCCATATGGAGGGAATGGGTCAACGGGAACTGGTCTAGGAGCTGGAACTTTTGTTGTTTTGGTTAATGATGCGAACGGATGTCAGGGAATTGCTGTAACAAATCCCGAAATAACTCAGCCTCCTGCAATTTCAATTTCTTCAACTCAAATTAATATTACATGTACAGGTGCTAATAATGGTTCTGTTAATTTATCTGTAAATGGCGGAACTGCACCATATACATATTTGTGGTCAAACGGACCAACAATTCCAAATCTTACAGGGCTATCTCCGGCTGTATATCAGGTAACAGTTACTGATTCTCATAATTGTCAGGATTTTTACTTTGTAACATTTGTTGAGCCAACTCCATTAAGTGTTTCAATTAACACTTTTCAAAATGTAAGCTGTTTTGGTGGTTTTGATGGTTCAGCAACGGCGTCTGTTTCTGGCGGAACCCCACCTTATAATTTCTCGTGGTCACCAGGTGGAGCAACTTCTCAAACAGCATCTGGATTATCAGCAGGAACGCATACTGTTTATGTAACTGACTCCAGAGGGTGTTCTGGAAGTGCTTCAATTTTCTTGTCACAACCTTCATATTTGTCAATTTTATCAGGTTTTACAAATCCTGAATGCCATAATGGCAATGATGGTTTTGCTTGGGTTTTGGCCGCTGGAGGTACACCACCATATAATTATAATTGGTCACCAATTGGAGGAACCAATGATACAGCATCAAATCTTCAGGCAGGAATTTATTACGTGACAGTAACTGACCAACATTCTTGTCAAAGTTTTGTTCCCGTAATAATTTCACAACCATCTTCAGTGGATATTTCTATTACTAATTATTCAGATGTAAGTTGTTACGGAGGTAGTGATGGTAATGCACTAGCTTCGGTAAGTGGCGGGGTTCCGGCATATACTTATAATTGGTCAACAGGAAGTAATTCACCTGGAATTACAGGCTTAACTCCTAACACATACTTTGTTACAGTTACTGACTCAAAGGGATGTTTTGATACTTCTTCTGTTGTAATTCACGCTCCATTATTAGGTTTATCCGTTAACGCTACTGCACAGAACATTTCCTGTTATGGTATGTCTGATGGCACAGCAACTGCTGTTGCTTCAGGTGGGACTTCACCTTATTCATATGTTTGGGTTCCGGCAAGCCAGTTTACAGCAACAGCTTCTAACTTAATATCTGGAACATATACTATTTCTGTAACTGATATAAATGGTTGTCAGATTACTACAAGTATTTCGTTATCACAGCCTCAACCATTAGTTGTAACTGCAAATGAGGATTTGTCTGTAAGTTGTTATAGTACAAATACAGGTGCTGCATCTGCAATTGTGTCGGGTGGAACCCCACCATATAATTATAATTGGAATACTATACCGGCTCAAACAACTTCAAATGTTACCGATATTTATTCAGGCAACTATAATGTTTCAATAACTGATGCAAACGGATGTACATCTTCATCATCAATTATTGTTTCTGAACCAACTGCACTTACTGCAGTATTGGTATCGCATTCAGATGTTTCTTGTCATGATGGTTCAAATGGAATTGCTACTGTAGGTGCTACAGGTGGAACTCCGCCTTATAATATTACATGGGGAACAACTCCTCAGCAATCAGGACAAACTGCAACCGGACTGGTTTCTGGCTCATATTCAGTAACAGTTACTGATAATAATGGATGTTTATCAACTATTGTTACAACAATTAGCAACCCAACACAGGTTAATGCTAATGCAACAGGTCAGAATGTTATTTGTTTAGGTGAATCTACTACATTAACAGCGGTTGGTTCAGGTGGTGCTGGTAATTATTTATATTACTGGAATCATGGATTAGGGTTAGGAAATACTAAAACGGTATCGCCTGTTACTGAAACTACATATATAGTTAATGCATATGATCAGAATGGTTGTCCGGGAATAGGTGATACAATTACTGTATTTGTTAAAACATTATTTCCACAAGATGTTGATATACTCGTAAATTCTCCTGTTTGTGCAGGTACTCAAACTACAGTTTATTCAACTTCTACAGTAGGAATGTTTGATACTTTAACATATGCTTGGAATAATGGATTAGGACCTGGCGAAGGGCCATTTATAGTTGCGCCACAACAGGAAACAACGTACATAATAACTGTTACAAATACTTGTGGTTTTTCTGTAATTGACTCTGTTCATCTTTATTTTGCACCACCACCTACAATATATTTTAATGCAGATGCCACTCAGGGTTGTGAGCCACTTACAATTAATTTCACAGATAGTTCGTTTACAACTTTTGATGATATAAGTTCATGGACATGGCATTTTAGTGATGGAACATCATCAACCCTTCAACACCCTACTCATACATTTGCTACATCTGATACATTTTATGTTTCACTTGATCTTGAAACTCAGGGAGGGTGTGTTTCAAGTTCAGCTACCTATCCTTTGGAAGTTTATGTTTTTCCAAATCCATCAGCATCTTTTACTGTAAATGCAACAACTCTTTACTTGCCTAACGATCCCGTTGTTTGTACAAATACTTCAATTGGTGGGGTGGGTTATCTTTGGAATTTTGGTGATGGAAATACTTCAGTACAGGATAATCCAACACATAATTATATGAATCTGGGGCAATTTACTATTAGTCTCGTAACAGTTAACACATATGGATGTACTGATACTTCTTCAATATTGGTAAATGCTACAGGAGATATTATTTTCCCGAATGCATTTACTCCTGATCCTAACCATGCATCTGGTGGTACGTATGATCCGACTGATTTAACAAATCATGTTTTCTTTCCATTTGCGACAGGAATAACTGAATTTAAAATGCTTATTTTTAACAGGTGGGGTGAATTAATATATGAAACAAATGATGTAAATATTGGCTGGGATGGTTATTACAGAGGACAACTATGTCAGGAAGATGTTTATGTTTTTAAAGCTTCTGCTTCTTTTATTGATGGCAGAAAAGTAGATAAAGTAGGAGATATATTGTTATTAAGATGA